A genomic region of Planococcus kocurii contains the following coding sequences:
- the tsaB gene encoding tRNA (adenosine(37)-N6)-threonylcarbamoyltransferase complex dimerization subunit type 1 TsaB, with product MIYLGIDTSNSPLAIALIEDNTVLIEETANLKINHSLTAMPAIEEMMKKAKVLPTDLTHIAVAEGPGSYTGVRIGLTIAKTLAWSLKIPLHLISSLQVLAANEQGFDGLVCPIMDARRGTAFVGLYEGSGLESVLADQHSDVKEFLLKTKELNRPVLFTGIDAALHEALIMEIFGEGAHFSRIQNRLPRATNLIMLAQESTQSDVHHAVPEYRRITEAEATYNKAQEGKML from the coding sequence ATGATCTATCTTGGAATTGATACTTCGAACTCTCCATTAGCCATTGCGCTGATTGAAGATAACACAGTCTTAATAGAAGAAACAGCAAACTTAAAAATCAATCACTCGTTGACGGCTATGCCGGCGATAGAAGAAATGATGAAAAAAGCAAAAGTATTGCCTACTGACCTGACGCATATTGCTGTAGCAGAAGGTCCTGGGTCTTATACAGGCGTGCGTATCGGCCTGACCATTGCGAAAACCTTGGCTTGGTCACTGAAAATTCCGCTCCATCTAATTTCTAGCTTACAAGTGCTTGCGGCGAATGAACAAGGGTTTGACGGACTTGTTTGTCCGATTATGGATGCCCGCCGTGGCACAGCTTTTGTTGGTTTGTATGAAGGTAGTGGTTTAGAGTCAGTGCTTGCTGATCAACATAGTGATGTGAAAGAGTTTCTACTGAAAACAAAGGAACTCAATCGTCCGGTACTGTTTACTGGAATTGATGCAGCGTTGCACGAAGCGCTAATCATGGAGATATTTGGCGAGGGAGCACACTTTAGCAGAATTCAGAATAGGTTGCCGCGTGCAACAAATCTGATTATGCTGGCCCAGGAATCAACGCAAAGTGATGTTCATCATGCTGTTCCTGAATACCGCCGAATTACGGAAGCCGAAGCAACTTACAATAAAGCGCAAGAAGGTAAAATGTTATGA
- the tsaE gene encoding tRNA (adenosine(37)-N6)-threonylcarbamoyltransferase complex ATPase subunit type 1 TsaE — MTNTIMLNSPEETEVFAATLARKLEPGDLLTLAGGLGAGKTTFTKGLAKGLGIQRMVNSPTFTILKQYSGRLDLNHFDVYRLENSEEDIGFDEFFSSEAVSVIEWAIFIEDYLPKERLEITINRQSEQGREIILKPIGKRYENLCKELNL; from the coding sequence ATGACTAATACAATAATGCTGAATTCGCCCGAAGAAACTGAAGTTTTTGCGGCCACTCTAGCAAGAAAATTGGAACCTGGAGACCTTCTAACATTAGCGGGGGGCTTAGGGGCAGGTAAAACAACTTTCACCAAAGGCTTAGCCAAAGGACTTGGTATTCAACGGATGGTAAACAGTCCAACCTTTACGATTTTGAAACAGTACTCAGGTCGACTGGATTTGAATCATTTCGATGTCTATCGTCTTGAGAATAGCGAGGAAGACATTGGATTCGATGAATTTTTTAGTAGCGAAGCAGTATCTGTAATAGAATGGGCAATCTTTATAGAAGACTACTTGCCAAAAGAACGTCTGGAAATTACGATTAATCGGCAGTCTGAACAAGGACGCGAGATAATCCTCAAGCCGATTGGGAAGCGCTATGAAAATCTGTGCAAGGAGCTAAACCTATGA
- a CDS encoding SprT family protein: MTNEELTRLIKEISLTSFHKPFQHEGVFNFRLRTTGGRYLLRSHNIEINPSSYEKFGYEELEGIIKHELCHYHLHIEGRGYKHRDQDFRELLKETGSPRFCSLLEDKKKKPAAKLYVYQCVACKTNYRRKIRMNTERYRCGRCSGKLTAQ, from the coding sequence ATGACGAACGAAGAATTGACGAGATTGATTAAGGAAATCTCGCTGACTAGTTTTCATAAGCCTTTCCAACACGAAGGTGTTTTTAATTTTAGGCTTCGAACGACAGGGGGGAGATACCTACTGCGTTCTCATAATATCGAAATCAATCCAAGCTCTTATGAGAAATTTGGTTATGAGGAACTCGAAGGCATTATCAAACATGAACTATGTCATTATCACCTTCATATAGAAGGAAGAGGCTATAAGCATCGAGATCAGGACTTCAGGGAATTACTAAAGGAAACCGGTTCGCCGCGCTTTTGTTCTTTACTGGAAGATAAAAAAAAGAAGCCCGCAGCCAAGTTGTATGTGTACCAATGTGTTGCATGTAAAACGAATTACAGGCGGAAGATTCGTATGAATACGGAGCGTTACAGGTGTGGTCGTTGTTCTGGAAAACTAACAGCGCAATAA